CATCGTGGGCAAGCCCATGGCCATGCTGCTGACCAACGCTGACGCCACGGTCACACTCTGCCATTCCCAGACCCGCGACCTGGCCGCGGTCACGCGCCGGGCCGACATCCTGGTGGTGGCCGTGGGCAAGCCCGGCCTGATCACCCGCGAGCACGTGAAGCCGGGCGCCACCGTGGTGGACATCGGCATCAACCGCCTGGAGTCGAAGGAGCTGGTGGAACGCTTTTTCCCCGGCGACGCCAAGCGCCAGATCAACTTTGCCAAGAACGGATACGTGCTGGTGGGAGACGTATGCCCCGAGGTGGCCGAGATCGCGGGCGCGCTCACCCCGGTGCCTGGCGGCGTGGGTCCGCTGACCATCGCCATGCTGATGGTGAACACGCTGAAGGCGGCGCGCCTGCGCCGAGCTTCGCACCATGCGCCCGCGCTGGCGCAGCGAGGCTGACTTGCTGAAAGTGGGCTTGACCGGAGGGATGGCGAGCGGGAAGACCACCGTGGGCGAGATGCTCCAGGCCCGCGGCGCCCACCTGCTCCAGGCCGACAAGCTGGCCCAGGAACTGATGCAGCCGGGACTTCCGGTGTACGACGCGGTGGTGGGCCACTTTGGCCCGGAAATCGTCAAATCGGATGGGACCATCCATCGGGCGAAGCTGGCCGGGATCGTCTTCCCTGACCGCATCGAGGAACTGAACAAGCTCGTGCATCCGGCGGTGATCCAGCGGCAGGAAGAGTGGATGAACGAGATCGGGGCGCGCGAGCCGCACGCGGTGACCATCGTGGAGGCGGCGCTCATCGTCGAAGCGGGAACG
The Terriglobales bacterium DNA segment above includes these coding regions:
- the coaE gene encoding dephospho-CoA kinase (Dephospho-CoA kinase (CoaE) performs the final step in coenzyme A biosynthesis.) encodes the protein MRPRWRSEADLLKVGLTGGMASGKTTVGEMLQARGAHLLQADKLAQELMQPGLPVYDAVVGHFGPEIVKSDGTIHRAKLAGIVFPDRIEELNKLVHPAVIQRQEEWMNEIGAREPHAVTIVEAALIVEAGTGRQFQKLIMVTCSMEQKIERFARRLGVSAADARAEVERRMAAQVSDEIKVKNADFVIDNSGTIEQLGPQVDKVWAELKRLAARG